A single genomic interval of Nostoc commune NIES-4072 harbors:
- a CDS encoding beta strand repeat-containing protein — protein MANSSFNLSDLNGSNGFAINGLDGNSGYSVSNAGDINNDGVDDLIISAPLANRNDIIFAGESYVVFGGANVGSSGVFNLSDLNGTNGFTITGFGGDSGRSVSNAGDINNDGIDDLIIGAPFAFRNGISQVGESYVVFGGTNVASSGALNLSDLNGANGFTITGINEIDTIGNSVSNAGDINNDGIDDLIIGGFGKSYVVFGRTNVGSGGSLNPSSLDGTNGFVINIVGNNKFSLSVSNAGDINNDGIDDLILGAYEADPNGKENAGQSYVIFGGKNIGSGGTFNLSNLNGTNGFAINGIAAGNESGFTVSNGGDINNDGIDDLIIGASRAPANGVNQAGQTYVLFGGTNIGTSGTFNLSDLNRTNGFVINGITENSFSSSSVSNAGDVNADGIDDLIIGAPNSNQTYVVFGGRNVGKSGSLNLSDLNGTNGFAIPGGGAIGLSVSSAGDINNDGVDDLIIGAPFASPNGISGAGQSYVLFGGPNIGVGTLKLTGTPGADTLVGTASNNIIDGLAGNDTLTGGGGQDKFVIRRGDGNDIITDFGGVGKSPNPSAAVIAKVDTLQFTGSGLTVRNLLLTQIGKILEVTFENVANTKVTLQNFQLENLHNLKASGTRPAISNILFDGQTSITNFNVFDANSTQTSLFEKNTVTFLNDLSNDIQGFDNSADVVNAQGGNDKIDGKSGNDLLRGGAGNDTFIGGAGNDTLVGGAGADRFLYNTNAAFASAAVGVDAIADFKHSEGDKIILDKTTFSAITSATGTGFSNASDFKITSSAATSTAKIVYDAVSGQLFYNQNGSAAGFGSGGLFATLTGAPTLIGSDFIIQA, from the coding sequence ATGGCTAATTCATCATTTAATCTCTCTGACTTGAATGGCAGCAACGGCTTTGCTATAAACGGCTTAGATGGGAACTCAGGCTACAGCGTCAGTAATGCGGGGGATATCAACAACGATGGCGTTGACGACTTGATTATTAGCGCACCTCTTGCCAACCGCAATGACATCATTTTCGCTGGGGAAAGCTATGTGGTATTTGGGGGGGCAAATGTTGGCAGTAGCGGCGTGTTCAATCTCTCTGACTTGAATGGCACTAATGGCTTTACTATCACCGGCTTTGGTGGCGACTCAGGCAGGTCAGTCAGCAATGCAGGGGATATCAACAACGATGGTATTGACGACCTGATTATTGGCGCACCTTTTGCCTTTCGCAACGGCATCTCTCAAGTTGGGGAAAGTTATGTGGTGTTTGGGGGGACGAATGTTGCCAGTAGCGGCGCCCTCAACCTCTCTGACTTGAATGGCGCTAATGGCTTTACCATCACCGGCATTAATGAAATAGACACCATAGGCAACTCAGTTAGCAATGCGGGAGACATTAACAACGATGGTATTGACGACTTAATTATTGGGGGATTTGGGAAAAGCTATGTGGTGTTTGGGAGGACGAATGTGGGCAGTGGTGGCAGCCTCAACCCTTCATCCCTGGATGGCACTAATGGCTTTGTCATTAATATTGTGGGTAACAACAAATTCAGTCTCTCAGTCAGCAATGCGGGGGATATTAACAATGATGGCATTGACGACCTGATTCTTGGGGCGTATGAAGCCGACCCTAACGGCAAGGAGAATGCTGGGCAAAGCTATGTGATATTTGGGGGGAAAAATATCGGCAGTGGCGGCACTTTTAACCTCTCTAACTTAAATGGTACTAATGGCTTTGCTATTAATGGTATTGCAGCAGGCAACGAATCAGGCTTTACAGTCAGCAATGGGGGGGACATTAACAACGATGGCATTGATGATCTGATTATTGGGGCATCGCGTGCGCCCGCCAACGGCGTCAATCAAGCTGGGCAAACCTATGTGCTATTTGGGGGAACGAATATCGGCACTAGCGGCACTTTTAACCTCTCTGACTTGAATAGGACTAATGGCTTTGTCATTAACGGTATTACTGAGAATAGCTTCTCAAGCTCCTCAGTCAGCAATGCAGGAGACGTTAACGCTGATGGTATTGACGACCTGATTATTGGCGCACCTAATAGTAACCAAACCTATGTGGTCTTTGGGGGAAGGAATGTCGGCAAAAGTGGCAGCCTCAACCTCTCTGACTTGAATGGCACTAATGGCTTCGCCATTCCTGGGGGTGGCGCGATAGGTCTTTCAGTTAGTTCTGCGGGTGACATCAACAACGATGGCGTTGACGACCTAATTATAGGCGCACCTTTTGCCTCACCCAACGGCATCTCTGGCGCTGGACAAAGCTATGTGTTGTTTGGGGGGCCAAATATCGGCGTCGGTACTCTTAAGCTGACGGGAACTCCTGGTGCAGATACTCTTGTAGGCACAGCTAGCAACAACATTATCGATGGTTTAGCTGGTAACGATACCCTAACAGGCGGTGGTGGTCAAGATAAGTTTGTGATTCGCCGAGGCGATGGCAATGACATCATCACTGATTTTGGCGGTGTAGGTAAAAGCCCAAATCCATCGGCGGCTGTGATTGCGAAAGTAGACACTTTGCAATTTACAGGGAGTGGCTTAACTGTCCGAAATCTGCTATTGACTCAAATAGGCAAGATTCTAGAAGTTACCTTTGAAAATGTGGCTAATACCAAAGTCACTCTGCAAAACTTTCAGTTGGAAAACTTGCATAATCTGAAAGCTTCTGGAACAAGACCAGCGATTAGTAATATCCTGTTTGATGGGCAAACTAGCATCACCAACTTTAATGTCTTTGATGCCAATTCCACTCAAACTAGCCTGTTTGAAAAAAATACGGTGACATTCCTCAATGACTTATCTAACGATATTCAGGGTTTTGACAACTCTGCTGATGTGGTCAATGCTCAAGGGGGTAATGACAAAATCGACGGCAAAAGTGGCAATGACCTGCTGCGGGGTGGCGCTGGTAATGATACTTTCATTGGTGGTGCAGGCAATGATACCCTTGTTGGTGGTGCGGGTGCTGACAGATTTTTGTACAATACCAATGCTGCCTTTGCTAGTGCTGCTGTTGGTGTAGATGCGATCGCTGATTTTAAACACTCCGAAGGTGACAAAATTATCCTGGATAAGACTACCTTTAGTGCTATTACTTCTGCTACGGGAACAGGTTTTAGTAATGCCAGTGATTTTAAAATCACTTCTTCAGCAGCGACCAGCACGGCAAAAATTGTCTATGACGCTGTGAGTGGACAGTTGTTTTATAACCAAAATGGTAGCGCGGCTGGTTTTGGTAGCGGTGGTCTATTTGCAACTCTGACTGGTGCGCCGACTTTGATAGGTTCAGACTTCATCATTCAAGCGTAG
- a CDS encoding orange carotenoid protein N-terminal domain-containing protein has product MTSTNVNFLEQSVSKFQSLDTDDRLTVLALLYTEISDEIPAIALNDVQNESTASLLAQIQNLSQAEQLIALRQLLHPDEAGEKEIPTQDYTSMSVDCKLAFWYHLAQNLGTSVIGVPNDYIPSEKATEVLDLLHTPNLEDLVTFFKQVL; this is encoded by the coding sequence ATGACTTCCACGAACGTCAACTTTTTAGAACAAAGTGTATCAAAATTTCAGAGTTTGGATACAGACGATCGCCTGACGGTTTTAGCATTACTTTATACTGAAATTTCTGATGAAATTCCAGCGATCGCTCTCAATGATGTGCAAAATGAAAGTACTGCAAGTTTGCTTGCACAAATTCAAAACTTGTCCCAGGCAGAACAGCTAATTGCTTTGCGTCAGTTGCTACACCCAGATGAAGCAGGGGAAAAGGAAATTCCCACACAGGACTATACTTCAATGAGCGTTGATTGTAAATTGGCTTTTTGGTATCATCTCGCCCAAAATTTGGGAACTTCAGTCATCGGAGTACCAAATGACTATATACCTTCTGAAAAAGCCACAGAAGTATTAGATTTACTTCACACACCTAATCTTGAAGATTTAGTGACTTTCTTCAAGCAAGTGCTGTAA
- a CDS encoding orange carotenoid protein N-terminal domain-containing protein has protein sequence MTFTQTGDPTIREHVQAWQQLGVDQQLALFWFVYKEMGGSITPAAPGASTVSPEIAEGLFNQVKELSHEEQLQVQRDLINKVDTQISREYGSLGDTTKLLFWYRLSQGMDQGTIIPVPSDYELPSECQQLLGRIQGLEFEQQITLFRDYVSPMGAEAKAGAEI, from the coding sequence ATGACATTTACACAAACTGGCGATCCAACTATTCGTGAACATGTTCAAGCTTGGCAACAGTTGGGTGTGGATCAACAACTGGCTTTGTTTTGGTTCGTTTACAAAGAAATGGGTGGCTCAATTACGCCAGCCGCTCCTGGCGCCAGCACTGTTTCCCCAGAAATTGCTGAAGGTTTGTTTAATCAAGTTAAGGAATTATCTCACGAAGAACAATTACAAGTTCAGCGTGACTTGATTAATAAAGTAGATACCCAAATTTCTCGTGAATATGGTTCTTTAGGTGATACCACTAAGCTACTATTTTGGTATAGATTATCTCAAGGTATGGATCAGGGTACTATCATTCCTGTACCTTCTGACTATGAACTTCCCTCAGAATGTCAACAGTTGCTTGGCAGAATTCAAGGATTAGAGTTTGAGCAACAAATTACTCTTTTCCGTGATTATGTTTCGCCAATGGGCGCTGAAGCAAAAGCAGGTGCTGAAATTTAG